A segment of the Pseudoalteromonas piscicida genome:
TCAAAGTACGGGAGCAGCAGGCGCGTAAAAAGCCACGTTCAAAACCGGTTACCTTGGCGCGAGCTCGCGATAATGCGGTAAAACTTGATTGGCAAAGCTACACGCCACCGGTGCCAAATAAGTTGGGGATCACCGAGTTTAAAGACGTGAGCATTAAAACGCTACGTGATTATATCGACTGGACGCCATTTTTTATGACCTGGTCATTGGCCGGTAAATATCCACGTATTCTAAAAGACGAAGTGGTTGGTGAAGAGGCGCAAAAACTGTTTCATGATGCCAATGTCATGTTAGATCAGTTAGAACAAGCGGGTACTTTGCAGCCACTGGGTGTGATTGGGTTGTTCCCTGCTAACCGCGTGGGTGATGATATTGAAATTTATACCGATGAGTCGCGTAGCGAAGTCTTGGTTACGTCATGTCAGCTGCGTCAGCAAACCGAAAAAAACGATTTCCCTAACTATTGTTTGTCGGATTATATTGCACCTAAAGGCACGCCTGATTATTTCGGTGCATTTGCCGTCACTGGTGGTCTTGAAGAAGATGACTTAGCGGACGCATTTGATGCCAAGCAAGATGATTACAACAAGATCATGATTAAAGCGGTCGCAGATCGCTTAGCCGAGGCATTTGCTGAATACTTACATGAGCAAGTGCGTAAAGTGCACTGGGGATTTGCGGCGGATGAAGCGCTAAGTAACGAAGAACTTATCCGTGAAAACTATCAAGGGATCCGTCCAGCGCCAGGGTATCCTGCGTGCCCTGAACACACAGAGAAACAAAAAATTTGGAAGCTGTTAGATATCGAAAACCGTATCGGTATGAAGCTGACTAGCTCATACGCCATGTGGCCGGGAGCAGCGGTGTCGGGTTGGTATTTCTCGCATCCAGATTCTAAGTACTTTGCCGTTGCGAGTATTCAAAGAGATCAAGTAGAAGACTATGCTGCGCGTCAAGCTATGTCGCTAGAAGAAGCGGAGCGTTGGCTTGGTCCTAACTTAGGGTATGAATAGCGCATATTGATGCCTAAAAATAGGCCTCACTAACGCGAGGCCTATTTTGCTGAACTTTTTATCGGCAAGTATCTCCTCTAGCCGATTTACATCCACCACCATTTTCGCAAGACATATGAAAATGGCTTGCAGTAGGATCTTCCCAGATAGATCCGTTTGCACCATTCACTAGAGGTGTCATTTTATTATCTAGGCGGTTAGAAGTTGCAAGTTGTTTAATTGATTTTTTATTTAATTTTATGTTTAACATTTTAATTTCCTTTTGCTTTGTTGTTAATTTAGAAACTAAATGTTTTTTTCATTTACGTCAAGCATAATTTTGTTCCTTAAATTCGGACTCAAGTCTGGCTACTTACCTGTGTGCTAGCAGTAAATCCAAATTCATTAGAATATGTTGTTTAGTGGTTAACAGAGCGCGCTAAATTCAAGTATACTGATTTGAATAACTGTTAATAATAAGGCTTTACTCAACAATGAAGATGAAGTGGCTGTCTTCACTCCTTTTTATTTCCAATCTCTGTTGGGGGAGCAATCAGCTGGTTGTTGATATAATCAGTAGCGAAAATTTCAGTCAGCGTTATGAGCACTTTCTTGCGGGTCGTGATGTCTTAGACGTTGATTCTTTTTTCCCAACCACCAAAGGTTCTCATGTTGAAATCATCGAAATGGTGCTATTACAGCAGGCCCTGTTTCTTGGTGGTGAAACACGTAAAGTCGTATTTAATCCAAAACCTTCGGTGAATATTCTAGAGTTTTCTGATCTGATCGCTGGGGAAAGCTTAATCCTTGCTCGCAGTGTTTGGCATGAAAATATCGTGGACTATCGCGGGTCATTATTTATCTCAGATCCGCTTGTTGAAGTTGGAGATTACGAAGCTGGGCTTTACGTCACCAAGCGTAATGTCGCACTGCAGCAAACGCCGCTTTCACAGCTTCGGCAGCTGAATGTGGTATCTAACCCGCAATGGGAAGTGGATTGGCGTGCCTTGATGAATACAGATTTACACATGGTGAGCTTTATTGGCCCGTGGGAAACCATGTTGGCAATGGTAGAAAGTGATGTCGTCGACACTATGTTGATTAATTTTAGCGTGAGTGATTCTTTAACTTTAAATTTTGAAGGTAAAGAATATGTCCCAATCGAAAATATTAAGGTTGTCTTGCCAGACTCTCGGCATTTTGTCGTCAGTAAAAATCATCCTGAAGGCGTGCAAATATTTGCGGCACTCAATCGTGGGTTAAAAATCCTTAAACGACGAGGCGTGATTAAACGGGCGTTGACAGAGTCCGGTTTTATCAACAAAAAAGTAGCGAATTGGCAGGTAGCTAACGCTGAAATGCTGGTGGGAGGAGACTAATGCAGCCAGCTGTGGTATCGCTTTGCATATTGGTGAGTGGGCTAATTACATTTTGTGGTTTTGCTTACGAATCATCGGAACAAATACAGCGCAATTTAAATGCGCTACAAGTGTCGGCTGAACAAGATTATGACTTGTCTTTGTTACCGGACATCAGAGCGCTGCGAGAGCAAGCGCGTACGCAAGGTAATAAGCCGCTGCAAATCAAAGCATTACTGTTAGAAGGTAGTATAGTTCAGCATTTTGGTGATTTTGAAGATGGTCTGGACTTGCACCAACAAGCGTTGCAGTTGGCCGAAGCCGATAACAATACGTTTTTAAAGGCAAACACCTATCTCGCCATCGCTCACCTTGATATTGACTTAGAGAGCTATGAATTAGCGCAGCGCTATTTGGATAAAGCGTCAGTACTGGCTGAGCAAATTGATGATAATGCCCAGATAAAAGCCGATATCAGTTTATGGCAGTCGCGCTTGAATATGGATAAGGGCGCTTATCGTTTAGCGCTTAAGTCTTCTTTCGTACCAGAGAATTCAGGTATTCGACAGGAGACACTAGCGCAATTAAAGCTCACACGCTCTTGGGCTCATTTACAGCTCGGTGAATATTTATCAGCCAAACAAATTCTAGATGAGTTAGACAATGCAGGTTATTTGGTTCAAAACCAAAGAATGCGGATTATGGCAGCGGTGCAGCGTGCCAGAGTGGCTTTACAAAGTGGTGATTTTGCAACTTCAATCGATTTAGCTCAGGCAGGGCTGAGAGATACACTCGGCACACGTTTTTTACTTTTTCAATCTCAGTTGCAATGGATACTGGCTTCAGCTTATGCCCAGCTTGGAGACTATCAGCAAGCGCATCGTTATTTAAAACGCTATGCCGTTACCGAGCAGTCACTGAATTTGCAAAAGCGTAATAACAAACTGCTGAAGCTAGAAGCGCAGTATTCTCTCGCGCAACAAAAGCAGGCGCTTAATGAGCTTGAGCGAGATAATGCTCAGCAGGCAAAGCAAATTATGGCGCATCAGCAACAGATAGAAAACGCAAGATTAAGCCAGCAACGTTGGTTATTGATAGCCTTGCTGGTGTTTACTTTAGTGCTGGTTTTTTATTGGCGCTGGCAAAATCGCCGTTACACCAAGCTGTTAGAGAGTCAGGTTGCGCAGCGGACCGAGGAATTAGCGGAGCGAAACAAGCGGTTGCAAACCCTTAGTTTCACTGATAGCTTGACTGGACTGAGTAATCGGCATCATTTTTTTAGCGTGATTGATGGCACCATTGAAGTGTACAGGCAAAAGTGGCAAATTCCGCAAACACAACAGAATGCCGATTTAATTTTTGTGATTGTCGACATCGATCACTTTAAAAGTATCAATGACAGATTTGGTCATGCCGCAGGAGATATCGTGTTGCAAGACTTTGCTGAAATCCTTAAGCAATGCACTCGAGAGTCAGATATTCTAGTGCGCTGGGGTGGGGAAGAGTTTTTGCTGGTGATGCCAGATATGGACAGAGCGGCTGCGCACGAAGTGACAGAGCGGATCCGTCGCCAAGTGGAGAGCTATCCATTTGTGGTGAACGATCAAACTATCAACTGTACTTGTTCAATTGGTTTTGCTCCGTTCCCGTTTGATCCAACACAACCAGATAAGCTTAGCTGGGAGCATGTGTTGGAGTTAGCCGACGGTGGTTTATATCTTGCGAAAGAATCTCATCGTAACGCTTGGGTTGGAGTCCATACCGGAAGCGAGGAAATGCAAAGTCCGGCAGAGCACGTGGTGCAAAACCTACGCTCATATTTACAAGCGGGCAAATTAAAAACGTGGTCAAATTTATCCGATCTTATTTATGCTTGTAATACCCGATAAGCGAATTCGGTTGTTTGGAGACATCCAGTTTAGGTGTATCATCTTGAACAAGATAGAATAATAAAGCGTTATAGTTTTGCTGCCGATTGAAGCCTTCATCCCCGAGATCATTTCCACTTTAACCAATGATAACCGTCTGGTATTACAGGCCGAACCCGGCGCAGGTAAGTCGACCTTAGTGCCGCTGCGTTTACTGCAAGCTGATATTTTTTCAGGTAAAAAAATAATTATGCTTGAGCCACGTCGTGTGGCGGCAAAATCTATTGCGACCTATTTAGCCAAACAGCTGGGAGAATCGGTCGGCGAGCGAGTAGGCTATCAAATTCGAAACGAGCAACGTGTTTCATCCAACACCCGCTTGGAAATCGTCACCGAAGGCGTATTGACTCGCCGTCTTCAAGCGGATCCTGAACTCAGTGATGTTGCACTTATTATTTTCGATGAATTCCATGAGCGTTCGATTCATGCGGATTTAGCTTTAATGCTCGCGTTTGAAGTGCAACAAGCGTATCGCGACGATCTCAAATTACTGGTGATGTCTGCAACGATAGACACCGAGCTTTTATCGAATTATTTGGATGGCGCACCAAGGTTATCTTGTCCTGGTAAAACTTATCCAGTTGAAATTGAATATGTCGGTAAAGCGAGTCGTTACTTGGCAGATCATGTGTTAAGTGCGCTGCGCCATGCTTTCACTCTACAAAGCGATGGCGATGTATTGGTATTTCTCCCCGGGCAGGCTGATATTCAGCGCTGCATTCAGGCGTGCCAAGAGCTTGAACAAAGTAATGTTGAGCTTCTGCCTTTGTACGGCGGATTACCCTTATCTGAACAAGAAAAGGTGCTCAGTAAAAGCGCCAGTGCATCAAGACGTGTTATTTTTGCGACCAATATTGCTGAGACCAGTTTGACCATAGCCGGGATCACTATGGTTATAGATTCTGGCCTTGAAAAACGCTTAACCTATGACGTTAAAAGCGGTCTCTCGCGGCTAGATACGGTGATGATCTCAAAGGCATCAGCAACACAACGTGCAGGACGTGCAGGTCGTCTACAAGCGGGCCAGTGTTTACGTCTTTGGCGCGAAAGTGAGCATAATAATTTAAGTGACTTTCAGCCAGAAGAAATAACCACCACTGACCTTTCTGACTTAGCGTTAGAGCTAAGTGCGTGGGGAGTGACACAATACAAGGACGCGAATTGGCTAACACCGCCACCGATGCAACATTTTTCGGTGGCCTGTCAATTGAATCAGTCGCTTGGCTTGGTCGATGCGCATAATAAAGTGTTAACTGCTGGGCAGCGTGCACTACAACTGGGTGTTTCGCCTCGTCTTGCCAGCATGCTACTGCGATGTGAGACGCCAATTGCGCAACAACTAGCTTGTTTTTTGGCGGCAATATTGAGCGAGCGCGATATTGTAGTACAAGCCAACACAAGCGATATATTTGAGCGAGTATTGGCGTTGATTGAGTTTGTGCAAGACCGTACCCGTACCGCCAAAGCATATCGTTTGCACAGAGCTGCCGCAGAGCAGGCCGTAAAATTGGCCAAATCATTTGCACACAAACTAGGAGTTAGGCTCAAGAGTGAAGCAATCACCCTTGTAGATATTCAAACCTTAGTGCCCACTTTATTGCTCCATGCCTTTCCTGACAGAGCTGCGCAAAAACGTCCTCAAGGGGATAACCGCTACTTGCTTGCGAATGGTCGGGGGGTAACATTACGTGACGGAGATCCGCTGCAAGGTCAGACCTATTTGATTGTTTGTGATGTGGATGGCAAAAATAAGGATGGCTTAGTATTTCTAAGCTGCGCAATCGAAAAGGGCACATTACTTGAGCAGCTAGCGCCATACTTGAGTGAGGCGGTGCAGTATCAACTGGATAGTAAAAAAGAAGCGGTTCAGGGCCGGCAACAAGTTAAATATCATGCTCTGGTATTAAAAGAGCAAAATCTGAGTCAGATCCCCAAAGAAGCGTTTGCCCAATGTGTAAGGGATATCCTCACATCGGAAGGGCTTGGTATACTCAATTGGTCGGCAAAAAGTCACGCTTGGCTCGCTCGAGCTAAATGGTTAAGTGAGCAGCTAGATACCTTCCCACTGATATCTGAGGCAAGTTTGATAGCGCAGCTTGATACTTGGTTATTGCCCTATTTGACGGGCGTAAATACTATCAAACAACTGAAGCAACTGGATATTTTTAACCTGCTTCAAGCGACACTCACTTGGGAGCAGCAACAGCAACTCGAAGCGCAAGCACCTGAGTTTTACACCACGCCAAGCGATAAGCGAGTCGCGATCCGCTACGATGAGCACCAAGGGCCAACCGTTTCTGTGGTGTTACAAGAAATGTTTGGTCAATTGACGTCGCCAACGCTCGCCAACGGCCAAGTCCCGGTACGATTTGAGCTGCTATCTCCAGCGAAAAGGCCAATCCAAACCACCAGTGATTTAAGCAACTTTTGGCAAACTTCTTATTTTGAGGTGGCCAAAGAAATGCGTGGTCGATATCCAAAACACAGATGGCCTGATAAACCGCTTGAGGAAAAGCCTGGCCGCTCCATCAAACCGAGAGGAAAATAGGCTTGTAAAGAAGTCATAATGGCTATAACGTGAGCAATCTAATAATATAAAGGAGTGTGAAATGCGGTCTATTATGGCGTTCATTTTATTGGGCTTATTTGTTGTTCAGCCAACTTATAGCGGTGAGTTTGAAGTGCTTTATCAATCTGACACAGCAAAAGTCGTCAGAGATAAAAGTTATGGCACAAACATTGGGATCTTTGCAACGAAAAGGGGAGTGGTGATCATTGACCCTACAACTGAAGATGCGGATTTGCCAAAGCTCAATGATTTGATACAGAATAGCTTTCAGACCGAGAAAAAATACCTGCTAAACACACATAGTCATTCGGATCATACTGGTGGTAATGCTTTTTTCCAACAGCAAGGTTTTACACTTATTGACAGCCCGCAAGGGTTAAAGGAGCTTTGGGTGATAAAGCATACTCAAGCCGTTTCACATACCGCCAATGACAACATCCTCTATCATCCTACAAGCAATATTTTGTTTACCGGAGACATTTACACCACAAACTGGCATCCAACATTTTATGCCGGGGGCTTAACGGGTTTTAATAAAGCGGTCGATTTGATTTTGTCGATTGGCGATCAAAATACGTTGATAGTGCCAGGTCATGGCAAACCTACATCGAAAAGAGAACTCGAACAACATAGAATTCAAACATTCGCTTGGGTTGAGCGGGTTAAAATTTTGAATCAGGCGGGTAAGTCGGTTGAGCAAATAAAGAACGATGCTAAGATCAAGCGCTTATTAGCGCAGTTTAATCTTGAAGGGCGACAACCTTTTCTTCCAGAGCGGGCGCTTACCCGTTTTATTGAGCGCACTATTACCGTGTTAGGGCAAGCGAATAAAGCTTAATAAAACTGCTAAAAGGCTGAGGCTGATATGCAAACAAAAAGTGGAAAAATAGCGTTATATTTTCTGTTAGCCATCCTTGTGGTAATAAGTTGGTTGCCAGAGTTTAATACCGCCATGATGGCCTTTATTGATGATGCGCTACTGCAGTCTTCGCTTGTCTATGCTTCAGCACGTACGGTAAATGGCGCTATTTCTTTGCTGCAATCTGCCGAGGTTGGGATTGGTGTTGCAAGCATTCAGCCTGCGCAGCTACTCGATCCTATCAATGATTTAGCCGAATACATTTCTGATGTGATGCAACTAGCCATTGGCTCTTTGTTTATACAACGTATTCTCTACACTATTTCCACTCATATTTTATTCAGTGTTGCTTTTACCGTCACCGTAATTGGGTATTTCGTGTGTTGCTATCTAGGACTTTGGCAAACGGTAAGGACTAAAATATTAGCCACGATGCTACTGATCCGTTTTGTGGTTCCGTTTGTAATTCTATCGACGGGTCTCACTAGTCAACTGTTACTGGACCAAGAAATAAATAAACAAAGTGAAGTGGTGTCGAGCAGTGTTGACCTCTTTCAATCTCAAGCTACAAAGACCAGCACACAAAGTGTAA
Coding sequences within it:
- a CDS encoding type 2 periplasmic-binding domain-containing protein, with the protein product MKMKWLSSLLFISNLCWGSNQLVVDIISSENFSQRYEHFLAGRDVLDVDSFFPTTKGSHVEIIEMVLLQQALFLGGETRKVVFNPKPSVNILEFSDLIAGESLILARSVWHENIVDYRGSLFISDPLVEVGDYEAGLYVTKRNVALQQTPLSQLRQLNVVSNPQWEVDWRALMNTDLHMVSFIGPWETMLAMVESDVVDTMLINFSVSDSLTLNFEGKEYVPIENIKVVLPDSRHFVVSKNHPEGVQIFAALNRGLKILKRRGVIKRALTESGFINKKVANWQVANAEMLVGGD
- a CDS encoding GGDEF domain-containing protein, with product MQPAVVSLCILVSGLITFCGFAYESSEQIQRNLNALQVSAEQDYDLSLLPDIRALREQARTQGNKPLQIKALLLEGSIVQHFGDFEDGLDLHQQALQLAEADNNTFLKANTYLAIAHLDIDLESYELAQRYLDKASVLAEQIDDNAQIKADISLWQSRLNMDKGAYRLALKSSFVPENSGIRQETLAQLKLTRSWAHLQLGEYLSAKQILDELDNAGYLVQNQRMRIMAAVQRARVALQSGDFATSIDLAQAGLRDTLGTRFLLFQSQLQWILASAYAQLGDYQQAHRYLKRYAVTEQSLNLQKRNNKLLKLEAQYSLAQQKQALNELERDNAQQAKQIMAHQQQIENARLSQQRWLLIALLVFTLVLVFYWRWQNRRYTKLLESQVAQRTEELAERNKRLQTLSFTDSLTGLSNRHHFFSVIDGTIEVYRQKWQIPQTQQNADLIFVIVDIDHFKSINDRFGHAAGDIVLQDFAEILKQCTRESDILVRWGGEEFLLVMPDMDRAAAHEVTERIRRQVESYPFVVNDQTINCTCSIGFAPFPFDPTQPDKLSWEHVLELADGGLYLAKESHRNAWVGVHTGSEEMQSPAEHVVQNLRSYLQAGKLKTWSNLSDLIYACNTR
- the hrpB gene encoding ATP-dependent helicase HrpB; this translates as MLPIEAFIPEIISTLTNDNRLVLQAEPGAGKSTLVPLRLLQADIFSGKKIIMLEPRRVAAKSIATYLAKQLGESVGERVGYQIRNEQRVSSNTRLEIVTEGVLTRRLQADPELSDVALIIFDEFHERSIHADLALMLAFEVQQAYRDDLKLLVMSATIDTELLSNYLDGAPRLSCPGKTYPVEIEYVGKASRYLADHVLSALRHAFTLQSDGDVLVFLPGQADIQRCIQACQELEQSNVELLPLYGGLPLSEQEKVLSKSASASRRVIFATNIAETSLTIAGITMVIDSGLEKRLTYDVKSGLSRLDTVMISKASATQRAGRAGRLQAGQCLRLWRESEHNNLSDFQPEEITTTDLSDLALELSAWGVTQYKDANWLTPPPMQHFSVACQLNQSLGLVDAHNKVLTAGQRALQLGVSPRLASMLLRCETPIAQQLACFLAAILSERDIVVQANTSDIFERVLALIEFVQDRTRTAKAYRLHRAAAEQAVKLAKSFAHKLGVRLKSEAITLVDIQTLVPTLLLHAFPDRAAQKRPQGDNRYLLANGRGVTLRDGDPLQGQTYLIVCDVDGKNKDGLVFLSCAIEKGTLLEQLAPYLSEAVQYQLDSKKEAVQGRQQVKYHALVLKEQNLSQIPKEAFAQCVRDILTSEGLGILNWSAKSHAWLARAKWLSEQLDTFPLISEASLIAQLDTWLLPYLTGVNTIKQLKQLDIFNLLQATLTWEQQQQLEAQAPEFYTTPSDKRVAIRYDEHQGPTVSVVLQEMFGQLTSPTLANGQVPVRFELLSPAKRPIQTTSDLSNFWQTSYFEVAKEMRGRYPKHRWPDKPLEEKPGRSIKPRGK
- a CDS encoding MBL fold metallo-hydrolase, with protein sequence MRSIMAFILLGLFVVQPTYSGEFEVLYQSDTAKVVRDKSYGTNIGIFATKRGVVIIDPTTEDADLPKLNDLIQNSFQTEKKYLLNTHSHSDHTGGNAFFQQQGFTLIDSPQGLKELWVIKHTQAVSHTANDNILYHPTSNILFTGDIYTTNWHPTFYAGGLTGFNKAVDLILSIGDQNTLIVPGHGKPTSKRELEQHRIQTFAWVERVKILNQAGKSVEQIKNDAKIKRLLAQFNLEGRQPFLPERALTRFIERTITVLGQANKA